A window of the Hordeum vulgare subsp. vulgare chromosome 5H, MorexV3_pseudomolecules_assembly, whole genome shotgun sequence genome harbors these coding sequences:
- the LOC123452950 gene encoding aminopeptidase M1-B-like has translation MAESSEQFRDQSRLPRFAKPLRYDLVLRPDLAAYTFFGSASAAVSMSVPTRFLVLNVAELAVDRSSIRFQDWAPTEVLQFEEDQILVLGFVRELPPGEGVLTMDFTGTLKDQMGGFYRSGEPEGDDGDIQPSAGALHVQGRRR, from the exons ATGGCGGAGTCGTCGGAGCAGTTCAGGGATCAGTCTCGCCTCCCCCGCTTCGCCAAGCCCCTCCGCTACGACCTCGTCCTCCGCCCCGACCTCGCGGCCTACACCTTCTTCGGCTCCGCGTCCGCCGCCGTCTCCATGTCCGTGCCAACCCGCTTCCTCGTCCTCAACGTCGCCGAGCTCGCCGTCGACCGGTCCTCCATCCGCTTTCAG GACTGGGCGCCGACGGAGGTGCTGCAGTTCGAGGAGGATCAGATCCTCGTCCTCGGGTTCGTCCGGGAGCTGCCCCCCGGCGAGGGTGTGCTCACCATGGACTTCACCGGCACCCTCAAAGACCAGATGGGGGGCTTCTACAGGAG TGGAGAACCAGAAGGTGATGATGGGGACATTCAGCCCTCAGCAGGAGCCCTACACGTACAAGGCCGAAGAAGATAG